Within Homo sapiens chromosome 2, GRCh38.p14 Primary Assembly, the genomic segment tGACACTGCTCTGCAGAACCAGTGCCCTTCCTTTTACAATGTTAAATCTGTCCCTCTCCTTCATTATAAACAAAAACTTAGTATCATTTCCTAGCTAGGAGAAATAACAGTACACCATAAGATACAGATTCTTGTTCCACTTCTGCTATTACTCAGTAAAGACCCCTTGGGTAAATCAGATAgcctctcttggcctcagtttactcatgtCTAAAGTCTTCATTTCTAAGGTCCCTTGGGACAATGACATTATCAGATTCAAAACAGAATAAGGCTCTATGTTCTACAGTAGTGTATAGGCACATTCGTTCTTAGCTCAGGGATTCTTAACCTAGAGCTCACAGAAACTGTACGCAAGTATACATCCACTTTTAAGTTAACACTTTTCACATTTCTCAAAGACcgtatctttaaaataaaagattaagagCTACCTTAGCTGGTAATAAAACtggtatacttaaaaaaaaatcagagattgtTACTTTATCATTGTACTTGTTTGGCATGGCTAAGATGTGTTACTGGTCACTAAGGGTGAGATTTCACTTCCCTAACCTGTTCTTGAAGGCCTTCAACAGATCCCACTTCTTGTTCCACTCTAGTAGCCACACTTCTAAAAATGATCTGTgcaacatatataatatgcaagCTGTAGAATGCTGGCTGTTAAAAATGGGGTCCATTTTCAAATACAACATTTTTCTAAACCATGCACAAAAGAACAGCCCTACAGGGACACTCTTCCATACTGTATACATGCCGTTGCCACTACATGTGAATACTGGCAGACGTTAGTGGCTAAAGATAAACATTAGATAAAACATAGGTCTTCATTGAGCAGACCTGAAATAGCAGAGCAATGAAGTACATTACAAATCAGCATcccactacattttaaaaaacaaaccaacaagggTGTCATGCCACCAGTCAAAAGGTACTTTGCTTAAACTGGCATTCTTTAACATGCATGTTGTAGTGGTAAGTACTTCATTTCATACAGCCACAGTAATTAATACTTTGCTAAGGGCTACCCAGCTGCTAAAAACTGCTGTTATCTCATACTGAGAATGCTAGTTCTATACCTTTGCTCTCAGGCTGTGAGGAAGGGGTGCTAGTCCAAAAGGCCATGGGATTAGATTTAAAAAGGCTAAAATTAAAtcctagaaaataaagaatatttcattttttaacattttaggaaacaaaatgaatatgcttttaaaacataaaaagccaGAATCCCTCAATTTATACCACCAATCTGACTGTCTTACATATTCATTTATCCCTGTAGTTTCATTCTTTGCTCATTTAATACATGAGCAAGACTGACATACAACACATAAAATGAGAACATCTCAatatcatgtttttttttgttttttgttttttgttttttttggagacaaagtctcactcagtcactcagtcaggctggagtgcagtggcatgatttcagctcactgctacctccatctcctgtgctcaagcgatcctcctgcctcaacctcctgagtagctgctaattataggcacgcaccaccatgcccggctcatttttgtattttcagtagaaacagggtttcaccatgttggccaggctggtctcgaactcctgagctcaagtgatctgcccacctcaacctcccaaagtgctggcattctaggagtgagccaccgtgcccagcctcaatatCATGTTTTCTGAGtgacaaaagaaacagaacaaatgaaaatgaacactttaaaaaaagactCACGTTAATGCGCATGATTCAAGCATGAGTCCGTACACTGTACCAAGTTCTTTTGCTCTGCCCTAGCATGATAGAAGTATCTTCCAGTTACTGAAATGTCTTTAACTAAGTTCTCTTGCTCTTTGAAACCTCACCGTGAACTtattaagggagaaaaaaaattgctcaaaTATTTTGGGGGTGTTCACAAAGCATCGTTTATATCCCAACATTAGTATCCCACAAAGAGTCTGCATCAAGCtaaacattaaaagaaagaaaaattgtgctTAACTTTAACAACAAAGTACCTACCCTTTTCTGGTGTTTTAAATGTGTAGTTGATTGAAGATTCTTCCGTtggaaaggaagcagagagaTTTTTGACTTTGCTATCTGAAGACTGTTCGATATCAGAGTTCTTTGACAGTTCACATTTTTTAGGTTCCACTTTGCTTTCAGATCCACTCTGGGCTACTGAACTAGTTTCACTATTGTTACTTTTCAAAGGTGCATTAAAACTAAATCCAAACAAAGACCCAGTGGCAGAACTGTTGCCAAATACaaatggttttgatttttcaCTACTAAAAATTCTTTTAACAGACTCTGAAACAAATACAAACTTTGGAGGAGAAACcactgcttttgttgttgtttcagatgTGCTAGACACTTCAACTTCTGAAGCTGCATCTGCTACATCATCACCCTGAATAACATCTGTCCTCTCTCTTGTGGTTTCTTCTAATATAGCTACAGCAATTTTGCCACATGGTGACTCTCTGGGAGTGCTTGACCGAGAAACATGAGGTGTTATCAAAGAATCTTTTTCCTGGGCTGTTTTTGCTTCATCAAAAATTTTCTTAAACGAGTCTGCAACATCCTGTAGTTTAAAACGAACAGCTAAATGCtctacttttctttctccatctgcaaaatcACATGCAGTCCACACCCATACTCTTTCTGTCCCTTTCATATTTTGCAAACTCATGTCTGGAGTTATTCTGTGATTGGCACAAAGTTTTAATACTTGGTCCCTTCTCATCACTATACGAACTTGCTTATTATCATAATTCTGTAAAATCTTTATATCACCAATGCCCCTTTCTTTCCATTGACCAACATCTTTATCATATCTGTAGATTTCTGCCCTGTGACTAAAAACAACTTGTTCATTTTCCTCACCACTGGATACTTCAACTAGATCAGGTAAAGGAACAACAGGTTCAAAGTACTGtccatctctctcttcttcttgagTAACAACAGATTCTTCATCAGTGCCAACTGAAGTCCCACTCTGATTCAACTTGGCAGGAGACTTAGATAGACTCAAAGCAGATTTAAAACTGAAGTTAGATCCTGTTGTTGACTCATCAAAGCGGAAAAGATTTTTTCTCACAGGGCTACTTGCCAATGGAGAAGCATGTACTGAGCTACTACTGACACTATCATCCAAAGCATCTTCCCTTAAGTCATAGTTATCCCATTCTAATGTGGGCCCAGTGTTTTCAGCATTGGGTTTTATTGTTGTGTCTGAGGCACCGGCCGCACCTGTACCTGAAcccttattttcttcctcagtGACTTTTGTTTGATCATTtgtcaaaaatgttttgaaatcttTCAGTCCACTCTTCATTTCTTCAGCTCTCTGTATTAACTTGGCAGCTCTGCCAGTATCTACAAGTTTATGGGGAGTTTGAAGTGGTATGTCTAACAGAAGCCGCTGGCATTCCTCAAATTTCTGCTTGAATTCTTCAGCCAGCTCtggtgttttaaattttgctgCCAACCGCTCTAGTTTGGCATCACCGTCAGAGAAATCACTGGCTGACCACATCCATGCTCTATCTGATCCAGAGAGGGGCTTCAGGTTCATTGTAGTCGTTATCCAATGATTAGCACACACTTTTAGTACTTGTTCTCTTCGCATCAGCATTCTTAGTTTGCCATTGACCTcgtttttgagaatttttaagttCCCCAAGCCCCTTTCTTTCCACTGCCTTACCTCAGCATCAAATCTAAATAGTTTTACCCCCTGTGAATACAGAACTTTTTCACCTTCTTCTCCTGTTACAAGTTCTACTTTTTCAGGCATTTGAACTACTGGTTCAAAATGGATGTCATCGCTGTCCTCAGTCTTATAGGCATCATCATCTTTCTCAAAGTCACCGGAAGTGTTTGCTTTATTGGCCATTTTACCGTATCGTGATGAGAATAATTTTTCTCCAGCACCTGAAAATCCCTTGAAATTGAGGTCTTTTTTGCCAAACTGAAATCCTTCTCCTGAAGTTGATTTTGCAACATCTGCAAATGTAAAAGTGCTACTTGTTTGGCCAAAAATCACACCACGGCCCTTCTTCCGGCCACTAATATCCTGAGCCTGGAAGCCAGTATCATTTTCAAGaggcttttcccttttcttttcttgatttcctGGTTCCGAAATGCCAAATTTAAATCCATCAGCAGACACAGGGATGGAAAATCCTTCTTTGGTTGACTTAAATTCTGTATTAGAAGAACCCTGAAACATAAATGAAGGTGAATTTTCTTGATCCACATGCCCAAAATAGTCATGAAATAAATACCTTCTTCATTCCTAAACAATTTATCAAATGATGttaacaataatgatgatgatgatgatgataacatttattgagcattcatTAATGTGCCAgctgggcactgttctaagcactttacattattatctcattttaatatCCTCAAAAACCCTATGAAttaaggtattattattatcctcattttacatatgaggcaACTGATGCAttgagaggttaagaaacttgcctgtGGTCAAAATAAGCAGAAGAGCAAGGGTCTAAATGCACCCCAACACTCTGTCCTCAAAGCTGTCACATTCAACTACCACTGTAATATTGAGTCTTCAATCAATTGTTATATATATAGCTGTATCAGGCCTGAAAGTACTTACCACATAGTGGGTCAGCAAGGGCATTACAGTTCTATTTCTGTTAAAACAGAACGATGAAGGatccaccaccaccactcccatttttaaaatattctaaatattcacACTTACTAACACAAAAATAAGGTGACTAAGAaggataatttctgtatttggagataaatttaaaatatctacattttaagGGACATAAAAGTTTTAATAGTGAACTGctctcttgaatttatttgaaggaaccctaaacaatttaaaaagaaaataattataaatgtataaattattccTTTGTTACCTTTGTGGGAGTAACATTAGCTgctggtctgagaagatactggGAATTATATGCTGGTGACTGACTATAATATACTGAAGGGCCAGTAgttgcaactgaaaaaaaaaaaagaaaagaaaacactgttaAAGTCTATACTACAGTTAAGACTATCTAGGCAAGAGCTATAAATACAAAAGCAATAGAAgttaaagaaagatttaactacataaattttaaatttctgtacaTCAAAATACACCAATCAAGATTATCAAatgacaaactagaaaaaaattgctaaatatGACATGAAGAATGAGAGAATAGCATCGCTGTGATCAACAAGAACTACCTCGCAAgcattaaaaaaggaataaagaagatAGTAACTGTTGCCTTTTCTAAGAAAGATCAGTATGATGTGGAATTATGGACATTCAGTCACAGAAAGGACGTAAGGAACCAAGATGCCATCTGATAGTCAATGCATTTGAAGTGGGCCTAGAAAATCTGCAGAAAGACTAGGTTGTATTTTGTAAACTAAAGCTATTACTCAGAATGTTCAGCTCAAAAATCACCTGACAAATTCATGGAAAGGATgtcataaataacataaaatgtgttccctggcttaaaataaaaagcacatcaACACTCATACAGATGTACAAACTGTCTGCTCCCTCTGTTTGGTCTGTTTTACCAGGAAACAAAATGACTAGAAGGCACCCATGTTAATGACAAAACTACCAATAGTCATTTGCTTGAACTGTTTTATGATAGTTTTACCAGAAAACAACCAAAAGACCTTTTATGCCTGTACAtggaaggagaaacagaaactGTGCCAAGAGGTTCCAAACAATTGCCTCTGGAAAGCACTGAAAAATCAAGACCTAGAAAAGGCTAGCCAGAAGCCCAAGTTTGATTTCGGAAACCTTACAGAGGTGAGGATAGCTATTTTGAAATTACTATGGGGAGGAAGCAGGCACAGAACACAGAACAACCTGACAGAAATGGCCCAAGAATCTTAAAGTCTTGCAAGATGTCTGTCTGcatgaaagcaaaaagaaaaaataaaatattaaataaaaaaaaatcttagtctgAAGTTTAAGTAGGGACTTTAATTGACTACTGACTCTAAACTGTGCGGCTCTAATAAATCTACTAAAagtaatctaattttttaaagcaccatatgaatagacaatttagGAAAGAAATGTTAATAGGCCTCAAGGAACATGTTTTTGAAGTGAGCCTTGAAAATCTGCAAAATGACGAGGTTGCATTGTGCAAATTGAAGCTATTATGAGAATGTTCAGGTCAAAAAAATTACCTGACAAATTCACGCACAGGATCTCACAAGGAACACAAATGTGTTcgttggctttaaaaaaatcacattaacatTCATGTTGATATACAAAAACTCTTCTCCATCTGTTTTGTGTGAGTTTTACCAAGAAACCAAACAACTGGAAGGTACGTTGAAGATGGCAAAACTACCAACTGCCATTTGCATGAATTGTTGAGCATGACTagtattaaaaaaacttaaaaattgataTCACTTTTGTTCCTACAAATTGGCAAAGGATTTTATAAACTAGTAAGTCAGCATTAGCAAAAGTGCGAAAATGGCACTATCAGATACTAGCGGTAAGAGCATAAACTGAATATTTTGAATACCCTACAAAACTAGGACAGTGTCCTAGAATTTGTAATGGCATAAACcagaaacaacataaataaagGAACAGAATTTACAGTACTTCCATGTGATGGGATACCATGAACTCATTaatattcaaaaaacatttaagtttaaaaatgctCAGAactaaagtaacattttaaaaacaggctaGCTCATCTACACACAACATAGTAACATGGTAACAATCTCATAAAAAATACTATATGTATAGAGAAAGAACCAGAAGGAAATGCTCTCaaatataagaaatgttaatGAGGTGGTTAGCTTTTAGTTTTCTTCACCCTGTTCAGTACTTCTGAGTATCTCCTATGAGCTcattaatctttaattttaatcatcttattttaaaaaaacaaggacCATCTTGatatatgtttacttttattaaggaaaaagaatctatgaacacaggaacagaaatcagGAGATCTTGGCTCTCGCCCTTTCAGTGCCACAAAGCTGTTTTGTGAACCTGTAAATAATCCATTTGGAGTCTCCATGTTTCTCAATTGTAAAATGACGATGTGCTGCTTCTACACATTTCACAGGGTCATTGcaagaataaaatgagacaatGAGAATGTTGGATTTACATGCTTGTATAAGAACAGAAGACCTTTTATGCCTGTacacagaagaaatggaaatcatGACCCACAAGGCACCAAATAACTGACTGCACACATCACTAAAAAAGCCCCAGGAAAGGCTAGCCGGTTTGTTTATCCTCTTACAAGGACCTATATGATGTGTAAGGTTTTAAGAAAACAAGGTTTGAACGTTAGACATTTCATATACTTATCTATGACTTACGACATTTAATAAGCTTGACTTCACaaagattttctgttattttgcttGTGTTGAGAAGATACTATCACAAAAGGCTAGTGGGGTTGCCTTAACTATAGGAACCATCACACAAATGTGCTCATCtaaactagatttttttctaaatctttcctgggctaaaaagagaaaaaaaaaaagggcactaCTACTACCATTTCAGAAGTCTGTCGTACGTAAAAGGAACAATTTTGTTATTTCTGGCTGCCTGGGAGCAATGTATTATACTGGCAAGTGCTTTGGAGTTACACCACTGGAGTGTGAATCTCGGCTCTATCAATAACTAGCTGTATAATAATGAGTAAGTTACCTAacctttctttatccatttccttatttataaaaaaggGATTAATAATGGTACCGGCCATTCTAAGTTACTGTAATTAAATCAAATTACATTCACACAGCACTTTTGCACACAGCCAACCCACAGTAAACACTATTAGTAACCTTAGTTCATTAACTGTTTACTGTATACTCTAATAAATGTCTGATACACACCCACGCCCACCTGCACATACACAAATGCTCATAGTAATTATGTAAGGCAAGTATTATCTCCACATTTCAGACAGGTTAACTTACACAGCTATTATAGTAAGTGATAGAGCAGAACTTAAAAACCCAGTATGATTCAGGTCcaaactccttttctttctttatataaccataatatttcaaattaagtaAGATTTCCTATATAACGTCCTGCCTCTCATCATTATCATCAAAATAATTCCCCAGAGGTGTAGGTTCTTAATTAAGCATTTCTTAGTGCATAACTCTATTCAATAACATTTTGCAATTTAAGGAATAATCTCATCTCAGCTCATCTGAGGTGTGGATTAAGTGTTCTTTAAGCCTTTATATACACGTGATCACATACGGCTCGTTTTTTCTGCTTGGGATTATAAAAATCTCCGTAACACCTAATACAGCTTTTGAAGTCACATATAAACAGACGTTGACATGTATATtaacaaacatatataaacaagGTGATTTCACACGTTATCTACTTAAAAGAGGGAAGTAAAGTAGTTTTACTAAAATATGCGATTATCCACTTGCCAGCTCACCTGTTAGTGGAGCCCCATGAAATGTCTGTGACCCCTGATATCCATCAGGCACCGAGTCTGGTCCATAATTCTCTGTGGGCCAACGATGACGGGATGCTGACTTACTGCTATTTAGTTTCAACTCCTGCATTTCTttctattggaagaaaaaaaaaatcaaataattttaatcatttaattatATCATGCCAGAAACAGTGCTGGGGAAActtactcttttaaatttaaataactgattttttctttttttcttttttgagatggtgtctcgatctgtcgtccaggctggagtgcaatggcacaatcttggctcaccgcaacctccacctcctgggctcaagcaattctcccacctcagcctcccgagtagctgggattacaggcgtcagccagcacgcccggctaatttttggtataatagtagagatggggtttcaccatgtttgccaggctagtcttgaactcctgacctcaagtgatccaccacctcagcctcccaaagtgctgggattataggtgtgacccaccacgcccggacCTGATTATATCTTTTGAAAGTTTCTATTTGCCAAAGAGTTCTAGGTACCTGgtgctgattttaaaatatgattcttaatttgttaaaaatttatcTGCTCCCATTTTCATTCGTTAATACAAAACCTAATTCATTAACTCTCTCACCTAAACAAATAACCTCCTAAATGATCACACCTTCATTTCCATTCTACACTTGCCTACATTAACCTTTCTGACGTTCACCTCCAGCCAAGACAATTCCCTGCTCAAAAAAACAAGTACCTACAAACTAAACTTCTTTCCCCAACTTTCACAGTCCTCTAACATTACACTGACCATCCTTTCAGTGTGTTCTTTCTACACTGCAACCTGGACTACCTGACATTCCAAATCACCTCCCCAAATTAGCTTTTCACTTAACCCTGTGTTCAAACAAAATACAACTAATTCTCAAGGTGATGTTCAAATGCTCCaccaggaaagggaaaaaagtagTAGCTGCAGagaatttattatgtatataataatacGTCCAATGCACTTAAACTCTTAATTTTTACACCATCTACACTGTTAGGTAAACAATATTAGCTCCTATCTTAAAATGAGAGAAACGGATGCAGGGAATAACAGCTGGAATTTGAAACACATCTGActccaaaaatgttttcttaacacAACTCTGCTGCCTTGACAAGATGGCAGATAGATCCAATGCCGTCTAGTGTAGCTATGTGGCTACTTGATCTCTGCTGAAGAAAACTAAATGACAGCACCATACCCAACACCCTAGAACCTACAAAATGTCCCCTTACAAAACAGACACTTAACAGGAAATTCTTTTTCCAAAGAAATTGTAGTGGTATCAGAAAACAGgtaaattttgaaaagtttcaaaCTTCTCTGTATCAGCCCAGGAATCCGATCAGTTCTAACAAGTGAGGTCAGGGACAGATCTAGCatgtctgctttctgtttctacaagtgtttcaattaaaaatttcccAGAAAGACCTAACCATGAGGTCCAAAACTATCTCAATTTTCAAGCTAAATAAAATTTcccccattcatccatctacagTGCCTAGTCCAGATGCTACACATACACATCCAAGAAATAAGAAACTAGTGGAATCACCTAGAAAACTTTATAGTCACTGTTGGTATCCGCACCAGAGCTTTGAATTTGCAATCACTGCTGTAACTGTAATTTTTAACATTCAGTGTGATGAGAACTGGCTTCAATAattctctcattttaaagataagaagcCAAACAGTCACAAAGGAAGTGACTGGCCCAAGATCATTAATTAATGGCAGAGTCAGTACTAGTACCAAGCTTTTCAAGCTCATGGACTAGTGCTCCACTATACTTCCACAGAATACAATGTTGGGAGCCTGAAACCTGTATGTTAAGTCAAAATTGTATGTAATTGTCATAGGCCACGACTACACAGAATTAACATTCAAAATTTTTGTGCAAATTCAAAAATGTCTTCCCCACCAAATAGTATTCTCTTAATTTGCAAATGCTGCTGATCACACTGTAATAATCGCCACACATCAGCATATCCTTGATGTAACTTTAGCAGTATGAGTAATTTAGTTCTTGCTTGATAAACATGAAAGAACCTACTTTTATTTCCAATTCCAAAAAAGTCAAGCTCCTTTGAACCCTATtgttaaaataagatatatatacataactatTTCCTTACATAATTAagtcaaattcatatggaagtatTAAAATATAGTAAGACTTTTTGAAGCTCAGACCACTTTTCGATTCCTAGCTATACATTTGAAACACATGTAATCCACAGCTAATCTGGGAATGAACTCATAGACCAGAGTATGATTAGTACATTGTAGCACTTCAATCACTCGGGAACCTTCTCTGTGTCAGGAactcttatattttaaataaaacagtttCTACCTTTGAAGGTCTCAAATTTTGTGGAAGATGAGGAGAGAGACACATAAAGTACTTTCAAAAATATGgtaaagggctgggtgcggtggtttacacctgtaatcccagcactttgggaggccaaggtgggcagatcacctgaggtcagaagttcaaaaccagcctggccaacatggtgaaactctgtgtctactaaaaatacaaaaattagctgggcctggtggcgggtgcctgtaatcccagctactcgggaggctgaggcaggagagtcacttgaacctgggaggtggaggttgcagtgagccaagatcacaccattgcactccagactgggcaacagagtgagactccatctcaaaacaaaacaaaacaaaatatggtaaAGGGTCAAGACCGAGgtatgtaggctgggcacagtggctcacacctgcaatcccagcactttgggaggctgaagcaggaggattgtttgagccaggagttcaaggccaccctgggcaacatggcaaaatcccatctctacaaaaaatacaacaattagctgggcctggtggcatgtgactgtctGTAGTCCTGGCTTCGTGGCAGGCTGAGCCAAGAGGCTCTCTTGAGCTAGGAGGTTGAAGccgcagtaagctgtgatcataccactgtactccagcctgcacaacagaacaagacccttgtcttaaaaaaaaaaaaaaaagaccaaaatgtCCCCTTGCCATACTATTTGGATGGCAAGGGGACATTCTGACCAGCTtcagaaaaaaagtgagagagtAGCCAGGGAAGGAATCTTGGAATAAAAAGTACAGCtagagaaattaagtgacttaCCTTAATGGCCTCTACTTGTTGGCAAATCATATTCAGTAAAGAATTCCGATCTTCTGTCCATCGAGGTGGTGTTTCGGgagaatactgaaaaaaaaaataaaaataacaaaacagcatttaaaacacttagaacagaAACAATTTCACAATGAAATGATTCCATTCTTTCCTGTTTACCTTGTAACTTTTACTTGGTGATAGTGAATATTTGGTAGGAGACGGTGtagaatgttttatttctgaatCTGCATTTCGCAAAGAACCATTTTTATAGAGAGGACCTCCTTCACTATAGTCTTCGAGTTCCTGCATGACTGAATTAAGCATCTGTTTTACAGACTCCAGGGGCACaggcaactaaaaataaaagacattaattAAGGGCTTTCATTTGCAAAAAATTCCAAAAGTAAAAActctaaaatgatatattttatcttatttacatttttgtcacTTTAATAAGCACTTTAcactttaaataataatacacgtgaaagtgttttttaattatcttttttctttgtttttctgttgttttgtattattatttttatttttttgtctttattctatttttttcttcaggaacACAGAAAAGTGTTGTACAGTCTAACATCTTCTGATTCTAAAGTCCATGCTCTTTCTATTACTTCTGTTAACCATGATAATTGTAGAGGAATGTTAACTTGGAAAGCTTTTCCAAGTGAACAAAATAAGTTACTGATGTTTTCTAACTGATTTTCAATGGTGACAGAAATACAGATGCTACAATACACCAGACAACATAAATCCTAATAAAAGAGTAGTAACACAAATTAATCAACAAAACACTCAGAAGACTGAACATAATTTAACATCATCATGACAATCTCAAACAGCTGACAGCAAGAAAACAAGGGCGTTCATAATGGCTGATGACGATGAGAAGAAATGCTCTTAAGTTGTCAGCAACAACTTTCAATTTCAGCAAAGTTCATTAAGAATTAGTCCTGAGGttataatatttgttttgattACACTGCTAAGATAACAAAATCAATGTCTTATCTTAGAAATCTTTTCTAATTCCCCAAGAAGTACTTTTTAAGAGCATATACCTAGATTCCCAAGTTTAAAAAGACACACCAAACCTAAGACAAAGCAAGCAAATCTAAGCATTTAGACACACGCATCCCTTCTGTGCATTAATAACAACATATTACTGAGTATTTTTGAAATTACCAAAATATAAGACCAACGCAAAAACACTGACCAGTGGGTTATCAGTAAGAACGTACATACAACAACCTGCTACTTACTTTCTTGACCACTGAAAGATTTGAATCACCGTCATCTATAATCTTTATTAGGTAGTCCCTGgt encodes:
- the RGPD6 gene encoding RANBP2-like and GRIP domain-containing protein 5/6 isoform 1 (isoform 1 is encoded by transcript variant 1) → MRRSKADVERYVASVLGLTPSPRQKSMKGFYFAKLYYEAKEYDLAKKYICTYINVQERDPKAHRFLGLLYELEENTEKAVECYRRSVELNPTQKDLVLKIAELLCKNDVTDGRAKYWVERAAKLFPGSPAIYKLKEQLLDCEGEDGWNKLFDLIQSELYVRPDDVHVNIRLVELYRSTKRLKDAVAHCHEAERNIALRSSLEWNSCVVQTLKEYLESLQCLESDKSDWQATNTDLLLAYANLMLLTLSTRDVQENRELLESFDSALQSAKSSLGGNDELSATFLEMKGHFYMYAGSLLLKMGQHGNNVQWRALSELAALCYLIAFQVPRPKIKLREGKAGQNLLEMMACDRLSQSGHMLLSLSRGKQDFLKEVVETFANKIGQSALYDALFSSQSPKDTSFLGSDDIGKIDVQEPELEDLARYDVGAIRAHNGSLQHLTWLGLQWNSLPALPGIRKWLKQLFHRLPHETSRLETNAPESICILDLEVFLLGVVYTSHLQLKEKCNSHHSSYQPLCLPFPVCKQLCTERQKSWWDAVCTLIHRKAVPGNLAKLRLLVQHEINTLRAQEKHGLQPALLVHWAKYLQKTGSGLNSFYGQLEYIGRSVHYWKKVLPLLKIIKKNSIPEPIDPLFKHFHSVDIQASEIVEYEEDAHITFAMLDAVNGNIEDAVTAFESIKSVVSYWNLALIFHRKAEDIENDALSPEEQEECRNYLTKTRDYLIKIIDDGDSNLSVVKKLPVPLESVKQMLNSVMQELEDYSEGGPLYKNGSLRNADSEIKHSTPSPTKYSLSPSKSYKYSPETPPRWTEDRNSLLNMICQQVEAIKKEMQELKLNSSKSASRHRWPTENYGPDSVPDGYQGSQTFHGAPLTVATTGPSVYYSQSPAYNSQYLLRPAANVTPTKGSSNTEFKSTKEGFSIPVSADGFKFGISEPGNQEKKREKPLENDTGFQAQDISGRKKGRGVIFGQTSSTFTFADVAKSTSGEGFQFGKKDLNFKGFSGAGEKLFSSRYGKMANKANTSGDFEKDDDAYKTEDSDDIHFEPVVQMPEKVELVTGEEGEKVLYSQGVKLFRFDAEVRQWKERGLGNLKILKNEVNGKLRMLMRREQVLKVCANHWITTTMNLKPLSGSDRAWMWSASDFSDGDAKLERLAAKFKTPELAEEFKQKFEECQRLLLDIPLQTPHKLVDTGRAAKLIQRAEEMKSGLKDFKTFLTNDQTKVTEEENKGSGTGAAGASDTTIKPNAENTGPTLEWDNYDLREDALDDSVSSSSVHASPLASSPVRKNLFRFDESTTGSNFSFKSALSLSKSPAKLNQSGTSVGTDEESVVTQEEERDGQYFEPVVPLPDLVEVSSGEENEQVVFSHRAEIYRYDKDVGQWKERGIGDIKILQNYDNKQVRIVMRRDQVLKLCANHRITPDMSLQNMKGTERVWVWTACDFADGERKVEHLAVRFKLQDVADSFKKIFDEAKTAQEKDSLITPHVSRSSTPRESPCGKIAVAILEETTRERTDVIQGDDVADAASEVEVSSTSETTTKAVVSPPKFVFVSESVKRIFSSEKSKPFVFGNSSATGSLFGFSFNAPLKSNNSETSSVAQSGSESKVEPKKCELSKNSDIEQSSDSKVKNLSASFPTEESSINYTFKTPEKEPPLWHAEFTKEELVQKLRSTTKSADHLNGLLREIEATNAVLMEQIKLLKSEIRRLERNQEREKSAANLEYLKNVLLQFIFLKPGSERERLLPVINTMLQLSPEEKGKLAAVAQDEEENASRSSG